Genomic DNA from Cydia fagiglandana chromosome 3, ilCydFagi1.1, whole genome shotgun sequence:
cttataaaattcacaatttcacttcaacaattcttcatttttctattaattctcagactccggcacggttagaaagttggaaaaagtcgttaggaattgcattaaaagcaaatgattatatttgccatcttcattttaaagaagaaaatataaatatgtacgaaaagttaactattaaaggagagctcaaatatattcctacacaaagaaaaacgcttaaggaagaagctgtgcccacgattgagcatcagtttattcccattcccgaacatgaactccaagccaatactattcacatagaggaatctttcgaaccataccccaatcaacctaaggacgagcagcaacaacaaatcaatgccgagcaacaggaattatcagaagatcaaaatgattctaataatttaatggattatgaaatgatacaacaggactttgcggaaccattgtttagtcaatatcaggatactaatgtaacaataaatccaatagagaattttaaaagtaagtttcgggcattttcgttgttgccgcctttttggctacatgcagaaaatcctaatgggctggaatttatgcgaatggatccaaaaactcagaagattaaacatcatatacgtttaaacgatgatctaactgtcactgtaagtgtttattaatgtaacaataaattcggttggcatgatttgaatttgtaacgaaacataattgctatttaattgcaggtaatttttcccaataatgaacaattgccactaaaggagaaaattaattcatatgacaacacctacgattacttaaaatcggttgaaagatggcctttgtgcgttggtactcagattgacgacaataagtaagttttggtagattgttaaccaagggatgaacgcagtgagagtatagtccgaggctaaaatgatgccattcacaataaaatttaaaaatttacaaatcacattaaagaataatgatatacaatatatacacaaaaacacaacaatacatacaaaactaacatacacctgtccttacatgcctgttgcaacagtgcacaatataaggacagtcaagccgatctgcgatcatcgccaggacagtgttggcgctggcccgcacgcgccgcaccagcgcagctgcgcgcacgcgcatggtggcgtggaaacaggccgtgtgggcccccgcgaacatgcccgaagcgctacagtagcggggcagccccaacaccgccctgaatgcgttattgtactggacgcggagcgcgttgtacgctctttgcgtgtagtccgcccacaggccacacgtgtacagcgacgtgcagtacgctttgaaaagcgttatcttcacgtcactactacaacgagcaaacctgcgagccaagatgttcgcccttacgcacaacgccctccgctcccgctccatatccacatcatccttgaggtccgcagtaacaatatgccctaggtacttgaaactctgtactctgtctaagagagctccgttaagcatgacaggtggcacatatttttttaggatacagttcctacctagtccatatacttaatgtacccatcaatatatttctgcctggtgtttttgggtttaattcttttgaaatgaggcgtaactttgggctgtggacgttttttatcgcttaccttctttctaatgctaaaaaaacgaacatagccatacaaatattagtactattataaatgcaaaagtgtgtctattacctctttacgcttaaaccgctgaaccaatttagataaaattatggagatagtttgagacccgaggtcctatatttttttattgaataataattttgacttgttttcagagatttttctccgtcatgagatattcgtgtggaggaaacgatcaccctgatcccaaaatgtttgcacaagtttaccgattggcgtcttgtttttccctaatacgccctccgaaaggttgtaacgtttccggcaaagatttgctgaagaacttactaggagcaaAGGATATGGTAACTGGTTCAAACGAGGCTAAGCAAGCGTGGCTGGAAAGCCTCGACCATATACTAGATAATGGTGAACCATTGATtgatggttatgaagaccatgactacaacgaggctgtcaccagtgacgcggtgcagtcttacattgctgggtacatcgtccgcaaattgcgaaaaatcgtaaaatgcaataattgtttgaaactcatacaaatgagtcccaatgagggaaaaatgttaatgagaaacgacgtaatcgataaaatggatttatacggcgggttaatttatgctagtgacgatctattcaatctgaccaaaattatagagaaatgtgtgttaagagcaataagcaaagctttaaccaatatggagacgatcagtgaaattacgcaagaattacaaaaagaaacattgataaaagttggatgtgccgaccattccaaacaagtatcaaaaaaagttatcgatatgtacgtagttatgcgagcccactttctggcaaaatatgaaaataaacgttacgacgcagccaaaaccaaaactaaaatgaacaggaaaaatgccaagttattgtcttaattactagtagttcgccccgaactaagaactcgtattcgctgaaaactactgcgcacactcaggttttgatttccaactcaatctcactagtgatacctactaatactttatatacgagattaccgccacgtgggatgttgactcgacgatcattgttgcgatagtcgtctcggatttttttccgtcatgagatattcgtgtggaggaaacgatcaccctgatcccaaaatgtttgcacaagtttaccgattggcgtctcgtttttccctaatacgcccggttgtaatgtttccggcaaggatttgctgaagaacttactaggagcgaaggatctggtaaccattgattcatggttatgaagaccatgattacaacgaggctgtaaaccagtgacgcggttcagtcttacattgctgggtacatcgtccgcaaattgcgaaaaatcgtaaaatgcaataattgtttaaaactcatacaaatgagtcctaatgagggaaaactgttagtgagaaacgacgtaatcgataaaatggatttatacggcgggttaatttatgctagtgacgatctattcaatctgaccaaaatgatagagaaatgtatgttaagagtaataagcaaagctttaaccaatatggagacgatcagtgaaattacgcaagaatgactaaaaggagcattgataaaagttggatgtgtcgaccatttcaaacatatattaaaaaatgttatcgatatgtacgtggttatgcgagcccactttctggcaaaatataaaaataaacgttacgccgcagccaaaaccaaaactaaaatgaataggaaaaatgccaagttattgtcttaattactaatagttcgccccgaactaagaactcgcattcgctgaaaactaccgcgcagcgcgcacactcaggttttgatttccaactcaatctcactagtgatacttaggtaagtaatactttatatacgagattaccgccatgtgggatgttgactcgacgatcattgttgcgatagtcgtctcagcagacggtctcatagcgaagagtctcgaccaacacctagagactggaacaagggtcagatgcaggcaaattgtgacaaaacattcgctgatgttaacaagaaataactcaaaatgtagtcaatatgatgggtgctgagaaaggggcggctacagggcctggggcctagggcggcaaagactgcaaatccgccactacattatatacatatatgaaaatgtgttcgggtgttttttttttttgttttgtaagtgtttttatattttacttttatattaatattaaaaacgaaaaacaaaaaagagccttttatttctcgccggtaaaacaaacacaatattataaacttaaatttacattaggtttagtattacaataatatttaatattcctcaaatcaatgttctattatgcttggttatgtaataagtagtaagtaattatatttttttcttgtaatttattctgcaacaacccctcctgtgagggtgaaggcctcctccagtgatgctggtcatcacaatttctgttctctatctttttcaacttacatatgtatatcaatattaatttatatattggtattaaatacctacaaatacaaataataaaaagctaataaatactcttatcgggattcgaacccgggacctcctgcttcataagcggggtcactaccgacaaggCTAAAAGACCGTCAATAATTGGTTCACGATGCACAgtggcgccgcggcgcggcctatttaatgtttttgagggacactttttaatacatgaagattgttttcctcatctctaccttccatagaGAAAAGTTTGCGTCAGTCAAAGTCACTCTTGACACTCTTcctgtcaaaagtgtcaaattCTAGTTTGTGTCAAAAGCGCTCTCCTATATAATTTATTGCTTcggtttgtttatttatataatttcctATTTATCATTTAAAGTCTTTCATTTATCTTGTAAATTAATAGTATGCCAAGTCAGTTTGAAGAAGAGCGAGTGTGGGAGGGATCCAATCATAACCATTTTGAGGTAAGTTATTAGCCACTTGTAATGTCGTTGTTACCTATCACTATTTTTGCGTCCTTTTTCATATTTGTATATTGCGGTATTTACAGGAAGACGGCGGGGAAGATGTTATTGAAAATCCAGAAGAAGTTTTACAAGAATGCCTTGAGAAATTTAAAACTCCTGATTATATCATGGAACCGGGAATTTTTGGACAATTGAAACGATACTTCCAAGCTGGCGGGAACCCAGAGCAAGTGATTGAACAGTTATCAATCAACTATAATGCCGTTGCCCAAATGGCAAATCTGTTAGCGGAGTGGCTTATACTTGGAGGTAAATCTTTTTAAGTTTTACTTGGATGTACCCATCCATATATTATTATGCAGTTGAAATTTAACGCCCTGTGatcaatattttgttttttcgtTTATTATAACAAAAATGACTTACAATTATTTATCTGTGCAGGTGTTAAGGTAACTGAAGTGCAAGCAATGGTTGAAAACCACTTGAAAGATATGATTCTTAAAACATTTGATCCCAAGAAAGCAGATACTATATTCACAGAGGAGGGTGAGGTTGGTgctttatataaattaatttaaatgtaaattcTAGTATATTGTTTtcaaattagtttaatgtaatATACACCATTTTATATTATCATGACTAACTTTACAAAAGAAAGGTGTTTTATAAGGATGATTGAGTTTTTACAACAATTTTATAAGGAACTTTATTGAGAATAATGTTGAAATAATCTCTATGACTATGATACtcattatacaaaaaaaatacaatattaaatGCCCAATTCTCATATTAGAGAGATTATTTCTGTTGAAAAATAAACAAAGTGTAACAGATTTAACAttgtatttacattttattgcaTAATTATTGCTTAACTTACAGACTCCTGCTTGGCTGACTGAGATGATAGAACACCCTACATGGAGATCATTGATATATAGGTTAGCAGAGGAATACCCTGATTGTCTTATGCTTAACTTCACAATTAAGGTGAATATCAACAAATATACATGATATCAATAAATGTAACCACTAACAACCTAATACTGTATGTAACCTACAATAATGCTGTATGTATGtaccttatagggataagttcgcctttgtacattatgtatattttttgttccattgtaatttaacctgtcttatgcacaataaagtgtttacatacatacatacataaccaCTGTACATGAGGGATTGGGCTAAAGTCCTCATATTGGCCCAAAGCGATTTGGGAACTTCACATATACTTTTCAATTTCTTCACAGATgcattccattttaatttgataacctttaagttttttaattaatattggaTTAATATAATGACAAATTTCCACTTTATTATTTGTTCCCAGTTAATTTCTGATGCTGGCTTCCAAGGTGAAATCACTAGCATTTCTACAGCAGCCCAACAGATAGAAGTATTCTCTCGGGTGCTCAAGTCTGCCATAGTTGGCTTTCTTCAGAGTTCTGATGATTGGCAAAACAGTGTGAATGAATGTGCAGTAAGTATCTACTAATTAATTCAATTTGTTGACATGTTCACCACTGACACCATAGCACTAAAAGTTTTCACTATGCAACCAAATTATTACAAAGCAACATTTCTATAAAAGGTGATACAGTGTCCACCAGTAACCAAAGCCAAAAGTATGGCAAGAGACAAAAGCCTCTACCATTCTCTAATAagctttacaaaaaaaattattacatattgaaactactttgaaaaaatctcgtatcctgcactgctactcaaagttaaaactcagtaactctgtatgcattCCATACACAgttaccacatttttcttttgattgacaaaaccagataagagtttttttcaaagtaatcaatattttatacctatctcaatatgtaaaataatttgAGTTTGGCAGATGTACTTAACTTTAGAGATATAAAGTAAGGGAGCTAAGCACGAAATATTTCGTATATTGACCCGCtttctatctctatcgcacgcgcatatGGCGACGACATGACTGCCGGCAACATCGGCGAGACAGAAATATACGTAGTAGTATAAGCGCGTGCGGCAGAGAGATAGGAAATGGCGCAAGTCTTCGTTCTTAGTGTCCTTACTTTAGCAAATCAATTTGtcggtagaaaaaggcgcgatattcaaaATCTGTGGAAGATGGACCCTTCATGCCAATCATGCCTGCATTTATTAACATGCCGCCTTTTTCTTGTGCCATAATTCGTTTGCCAAACCATACGTCTTTTAGACTAGAAGGTGGTACATACTTTTAGCTCGTTGTGCTATCTGCTACTATTGATATTGACTACAAAATGTGATTTTCTCAGAAAATGGTTTGCCACGGCGCCCACACATATGTGTACAGCCAGGTCATCGTGCACATACTGTCCCAGGAACCTCGCGGCGGTGCTATTATGAAACGGCTTAGTCAAGAAATTACACGATGTGCACAACAAAGGTAAATTATGACAACAGGGTGGGTCTATGAGTTGTAGATCTCGCGAACCCATTTTAAAAACttcaaaattttaattcttaataaaaaactatttaagCAATTAGAGACCTGCTCAGAGAATAAGACGAGAATTGTCTAAGAAATGCGATCTATGCAAGTCAAAATGTGCTTGAAATATATAGCGATGGCCAAATATATTGTAACACATCTTGGTcgccatagaaataaggatatGTTCCAGTATATTACGCTACTTTGGCCGTCATTATCTGATGCTGACCACCATACTCAGTATACTGCGGCTACCACATACCAAGGGTTCCCCGCATAATATTATCATGAGACGTGCATATCATGTGCAGCGGGCACGACGTGACGCCCATCACGCTGGCGCTGACGACGGGCGACAgctggcgcggcgcgcgcaCGGCGCTGGCCGCCATGCTGTCGCGCGGCGCGCTCAACCCCGCCGACATCTCCGTGCTGTTCCGCGTCTACACGCAGCCCGACCCGCCGCCCGTGCACCTACTGCGGATCCCACAGTTCCTGGGTACGTGTCTATAGGGTGCCGGGTAGATCGAGGTATTTAAAAAGTACGATAGAAATTATTTAGATAATCGAAAGATCTCTCTCTAAATCTTGCGAACGCGTCTTACGCCccttttattgtaaaaaaaagtcTATGGAGTAAAAAAAGGCAATGAACTCGCGCCAAAAGTAATAGTCACTTCGACGCTGCCCCGCACCCTTCCTATGAGTGAGGTTTTTATTACGCGACGACTAGTACGTTGTCTATActgacattacattacattactgaCTGTACTTAACCTTCTAAGAGCACTGCAGTAGATTTCTTATATAAGATCATTACTACTTTCAGTTACTGCTGCGCAGATGGCTGGAACATGTTTGGATTCCATATCTTATACATtacatagggtacatcgccaattactagccaccccccaattactggccacttaatttgatttctatttataggtgaacaaagttcattttagtatataaggtacgaaaatccaattattagccagttttcaattactggccacctattccaaaaatgaattctatttacagataaataaaactcattttcagtataaggaaaatggccagtaactgaaatttatccacaacccactcgttcaataactggccgcctcttacaaaaatgagttctattcacctatacacagaattcattttagtataggtggccagtaattgaaaactggctaataattggcgatgtaccctaatTAGATTTACCCCATTTCGTGAAgttccataaaaaaataacaagtaTCAATGATCTAAATATAAAGCCAGAAGGAAATGTTTGAAACAAAAGTCACCTCATCGAGCTACCGCATCAAATGTAAATATCGCCttaataagttttatttttccttttcagaACTCCTGGTGGATGCGTTATTCAAACTAGGAAGCAAGCTGAACCCGGAGCACAAGTCGAAGTACATGTACCTGCTGGCGTACGCGGCGAGCGTGTGCGAGGGGCTCGCGGGGCGGCCGGTGAAGGACGAGCTCAAGGCCACGGTGCAGGCCATCGAGAAGGTGCACGCCGTGTGCGGCAGCTCCGCCAGCTCCAGCGAGCTCGTTGCTGAACTACCTACCCTCTATCACTGTATAAGGTAAATAACATACATATAGTTAgtgtcggttgcaccaaaccgtcgcGTCGTTCaccgttcgctaaattttattatatgggaattttcatagttctctgctgagtgatgttgatcagtctgtcaagtgTGGGTGGTGCAACTGGCCCATAGTCTGGCTACCAAATTAGTCACTAGAAAAAGAAACCAAATGTACATGGAAGATCGGCTTTCACGCTTTCCGTTTGCCGTTTTTTCCTACTCATTTAGTTGGCTTGCCAGTATAACTACTTATCTGTTACCTTACTAAGTCAAAGCTTCAGCGAAAAACAACTGTGACGTGATGTGGTTTTATCTGTTGTTAAATCGGCAgagtatatgtataagtatatacAGAAGATATAAGTAGATTAATATGTACATTTAGAAAGAAAAGGTCCACactatatacgagtatgtaagtTTTGCGAGTGCCGCCGATCCGAGTAGCGTATTTTGGAGAGTGATTCGCGCCAAAAGCCGTAAAGGAGGAAGGCTTTAAACTTTCTAATAGATAAGATAAGAAcccacaatatttttttttctatcattCCATTCTAGATTTCCAGTAGTAGGCATGGGAGTGCTGGTATGGGTGGAGTGCGTCGTGACCGAGCCGTCGTACTTCAAGCTGTGCACGGAGCACTGCCCCGTGCACCTAGCGCTGCTGGACGAGGTCGCCTCCTGCCACCAGCTGCTCCATCACAGGCTGCTGAGGCTGCTCGTCCAGTTGTTTGAATCGCCGCAAGACGAATTGGAAATTTTAGTACAGGTGAGAGTAGTACACTGACAGAGGTTTTAATATGCTTCTACCGATCTCCGAAAGTTGGTGATGGGGTACCTAGAATTTTGGTACGGGCCAGAACTACATCTCAGGGCCGGTTGTCGTCGTTAACCCAAATTAGGCTACTGTATCCTTACCTTTTGGGACAAGAAGGGACATCCATTGTTTTTCTGAGGTTATATAAATCCCATCTATTTAAAAAATGAGATGTGGATCGATTAACTCTATTATTGACTAACCTTCCCAAAAATCGTAGTCAATTGAAAGCTTTGTGAACATGGGTGGATCAAccatttcttgttgttattctgtccggTTAGCCAGAGAATAATAGTAGCTTGTTTGTTAGAAGTTAAAAAGAACATAAAACTTAGCATCCTCTGTAAAATTTGTTCGACAAACATTAATTTCAATATGACAGATAAGGAGGAATAAACGATTGTCAAAGGCATTTTAGATTTGTGTGACGTCTATAAATAACGCCATTTTTATACTGTTATAGCTGGAACTGAAGAAGATGCTTCTGGATCGTATGGTGAACCTGCTGAGCCGCGGCTGCGTGGTGCCCGTGCTGCGCTACATCAAGCAGTGTTGGCAGCGGGGCGACACCGACATCTCATTGATAAGATACTTCATCACGGAGGTACGACTCATTACTGTATTGTCACAgcttcataaatattaaaaatacaccCCTTCTAATACTGTGAGCGCTTAAAATTTGGTAAAATCAATATGACAGATTTTATATTAAAAGCTTTTTGGTATAAAATcctaaaaaacgcaatttacgACGCGTCCGGCGTCATTCAATGGAAGCACTGAGAGTTATATTGCCACCTTCCAAAATCGGAATTAATAACTACATCAAACTCACTTCATGACTTCAAGCTTAAGTGCAAAGTGCCCCCGCCGGCCTAGCCAGGGTTACCAtagctatcgcttcgacaacgaaacgctttgtgtctctctatcactcttccatattagtgtgacagtgacagttgcgtttcgatcgctacggagcgaaagcgattggcatgttgggaCGCGGCCAGTATTCACAGTTCACGAACACTTGTTAATGGATAAATATATCTTTAGACTTTCCAATTATTTAAAACGTATTTATTGTGCGCAGGTTTTAGATGCAATAGCGCCGCCGTATACCCCCGAGTTCGTTCAACTGGTTTTGCCAATGGTTGAAAATGAAGAGATCACGGGTACCATGCGTGCGGAAGGAGAAAATGATCCAGTTTCGGAGTTTATAGGTAAGTTCCTTTAATAACATGTGGACATAAAAATAAACCATTCAAAAGCTACGTTACGTTAGGACTTAAAAGCAAACCTCAACGCATGTGGTGCTGCAGTAAAAGGGTTCCATTGATAAATAGAATTTCGAGTCTTTACATGacaggttattattattattttattattatttcaccaCATTAACAGATAAGCTTTACATCTTTTCAAACAACCTGTCAAAGGACCCAAAGCACCCTCTATACCGCCCTAATAAGCCCAATTAGCGGTAGGTATCTCATAAATAAacgattttgaaaataaaattaaagaattaaaagtATAGGTTTgcattcaattttaatttactataccgctaattggcttagcagggcagtataGTAAGCACCTGGCAGTTTAATTTATAAAACCCCATTTAAGAGATTTTTTCTAGCTTATGTCTTTCCTATGTGCTATAAAAATCCTTCTATACCGAATTTTTACACCATGAATTGAATGGTCTGTCCAATGACACATCAATACGCCCGAAGAGGTACTTTTGTCGTAAAGTTATGGATTATTTATAGATGAACacaaaaattatgaattgttatttattgttttttttttcagtccaCTGCAAAGCACATTACGTGGTGGTATAACACAAATGAAGATTCCGTACATGATCCCGGAAATGAATTTTCTATTATATTAGATTTAAGTAATATAAGTATAGTAAAGATCTTTAAATTAACCTTTAGCGGCTTTTCTTTCATAGTACCTTTTCAAAGCTTGATCAAACACTTCACCCACAGTTCTCTTCTTCCATATGTCTATTTTGGGTTTGGGTGCTGGAGCCACCTCTGCTTTTGTCTCAACTAACGTTTCTTTAACTTCTTCTATTTGTTTCGGTGGCGTCCTCTCTTCAGGAGCATCAGTGACATTAGCATTCTTGACATTCTCATTTGTCTCCACATTCTTCTTTGTCTTTTTCGCTTTTGTCTTGTTTGTCTCATCATCTTCACTTGAAGAATCAATTGAAAAATCAGAGTCTGCATCTATATTATCTTCAATCACTTTGGGTTTTTTAGATGACCTAATATCAGCAAGATTTACACGGTTAATTTCATCATCAGAATCGACAATTTCTCCCTCAGACAGATGTCCATCATTTTCTGCAGATAACTTTCTTTTCCTATAAGACCTTTTCTTTGCTGCATCATCATTATCTTCATTTTTAGCTttacgtttatttttaaatgtttcatCTGCATGACTGTCCTTTGTTTCCGCTGGTACATCTAATACC
This window encodes:
- the LOC134680080 gene encoding negative elongation factor D — encoded protein: MPSQFEEERVWEGSNHNHFEEDGGEDVIENPEEVLQECLEKFKTPDYIMEPGIFGQLKRYFQAGGNPEQVIEQLSINYNAVAQMANLLAEWLILGGVKVTEVQAMVENHLKDMILKTFDPKKADTIFTEEGETPAWLTEMIEHPTWRSLIYRLAEEYPDCLMLNFTIKLISDAGFQGEITSISTAAQQIEVFSRVLKSAIVGFLQSSDDWQNSVNECAKMVCHGAHTYVYSQVIVHILSQEPRGGAIMKRLSQEITRCAQQSGHDVTPITLALTTGDSWRGARTALAAMLSRGALNPADISVLFRVYTQPDPPPVHLLRIPQFLELLVDALFKLGSKLNPEHKSKYMYLLAYAASVCEGLAGRPVKDELKATVQAIEKVHAVCGSSASSSELVAELPTLYHCIRFPVVGMGVLVWVECVVTEPSYFKLCTEHCPVHLALLDEVASCHQLLHHRLLRLLVQLFESPQDELEILVQLELKKMLLDRMVNLLSRGCVVPVLRYIKQCWQRGDTDISLIRYFITEVLDAIAPPYTPEFVQLVLPMVENEEITGTMRAEGENDPVSEFIVHCKAHYVVV